GGGAACTTGCTCCTGGTGCTACCAGCTAGGGAGTTTCGCCGAGTCGGGTGGCTATGGTTGTGTTCTGAACTGTAATTTATAATGAATACCTCAGGGTCCAAATAGCTCCgttcaacttgttttcttgctGGACACCCTTTTGAGCTACTGCACTTGTAGTAGCTCCTTGGATAAGGCGACCCCTTGATGGGTTTCTGACCATATTTACGCCATGCCCACATATCTGAACAAAGTCCCTCCGCTGTCACATGTTGCACTACCCTTTTGTGCTGGTTCTTCCTGCTACATATAGAAAAAGATAGGTTAACAAAATTTCAACTGCATATATGAACACTGACCTATGTGAGAAGCAATTTTACtttagtgagaaaaaaataattaagctaaaaagctaaaagaaaagCTCAGGGCAGAACtctattgacttttttttttttttttgctaaacagaACTCTATTGACTTTACACCAAATAACTGACCTTCTTTTATATGTAgttgctgtttcttttctacttGGCTGCTTTTCTGGTTCTTTGGCCTCTTTTGGTACAGAAATGGAACTCACAGGCATGGATTGGGAGGAAAGAGGGTGCAACACAGGGTTGTAGAGTTTTTCCAGTTCATCTAAAACTGTTGTGGTTTCACTGATTTCAGGAAAGCTAAAAGGGTCATCTTCTACACCACTCAAAGGAGCAAAACAAGACTTTGGGTTGGCCAAGGTTGTGGTAGGGGCTTCATTTATGTACCCTCTTACTACTGCTTGCAAACCCCAGTCTTCCATGCACGCAAAATCACTCATCAAGAACTTGTTGTTTTGCAGAAAAAACGAGTTTGAtagagcagagagagagagaagaagaagaagaagaagaagaagaacgggcTGGCTTTAGCTTGTGAGAGAGTTGCAAACAGATTTCTGAGAATATTGGAAGCAGGGTTTGGTTATATATTGGAGAGAGTTTAAAAGATCTGCCTTGGAGTCTCTTCCTTTCATCCTAACCAATTCTGACTTTCTCTTAGATTGACTTCATGAAAAGTCAAAGCGTATGACAACTGGAAAGAAcattcacaataaatcttaatcGCTTTGGATTGTTTACCTTAATTGTTTATTAGATTATTAGTGAATACATATCTTCTATCCTGCTCCTCTGGGttcattttatgtttttgcttacttttttttttttttttataaat
The sequence above is drawn from the Quercus lobata isolate SW786 chromosome 12, ValleyOak3.0 Primary Assembly, whole genome shotgun sequence genome and encodes:
- the LOC115972427 gene encoding probable WRKY transcription factor 29 isoform X2 — protein: MSDFACMEDWGLQAVVRGYINEAPTTTLANPKSCFAPLSGVEDDPFSFPEISETTTVLDELEKLYNPVLHPLSSQSMPVSSISVPKEAKEPEKQPSRKETATTYKRRKNQHKRVVQHVTAEGLCSDMWAWRKYGQKPIKGSPYPRSYYKCSSSKGCPARKQVERSYLDPEVFIINYSSEHNHSHPTRRNSLAGSTRSKFPTSGKKGKSSTSPTTPLMSSSIENEFVASTSIKIEELEQTTVQDNEGKDIVMPDLDKELFPCLEDFDELNEEPALDVCFLDQLLEICPPWFIDNSISTTTSHGC
- the LOC115972427 gene encoding probable WRKY transcription factor 29 isoform X1, producing the protein MSDFACMEDWGLQAVVRGYINEAPTTTLANPKSCFAPLSGVEDDPFSFPEISETTTVLDELEKLYNPVLHPLSSQSMPVSSISVPKEAKEPEKQPSRKETATTYKRSRKNQHKRVVQHVTAEGLCSDMWAWRKYGQKPIKGSPYPRSYYKCSSSKGCPARKQVERSYLDPEVFIINYSSEHNHSHPTRRNSLAGSTRSKFPTSGKKGKSSTSPTTPLMSSSIENEFVASTSIKIEELEQTTVQDNEGKDIVMPDLDKELFPCLEDFDELNEEPALDVCFLDQLLEICPPWFIDNSISTTTSHGC